The sequence TTCATGAGAAATAAACCGTTATGAACCCAAAAGTTGATTTTTTCTTTGAAAAGGACAGCAAGTGGCAAGAAGCCTATGGTCACCTGCGGAAATTGGTGCTGGAATGTGGGCTGACAGAGACGCTCAAATGGGGCGTTCCCTGTTACACTTACCCTTCAGGAAAGACCGGAAAGCCTGCCAATGTGGTACTAATCCATGGCTTTAAGGAATATTGCGCCTTGCTATTCCACAAGGGAGCCCTCCTAAAAGACACCGATTCCCTGCTCATCCAGCAGACCGAAAATGTGCAGGCAGCACGTCAAATTAGGTTTACGAGCACGCAGGAAATTTCGGACAATCTTCCTGTCTTAAAAGCCTATATTTATCAAGCCATTGAGGTCGAAAAGGCGGGCTTGGAAGTGAAGCTCAAAAAGACCAAGGAGTTTGACATGCCTGAAGAATTTAAAGAATACCTCGATCAGAACCCCGACCTGAAAAAGGCCTTTGAACACCTTACGCCGGGGAGACAGCGGGGCTACTTGCTCCACTTTGCCCAACCCAAGCAGTCCAAGACCAAGGTTTCCAGGATTGAAAAGGCCATTCCAAGAATCTTTGACGGTTTGGGGTTGAACGATTAGCGTGTCGTAATTTTATGGATAAACTGAAGGCCTAACGAAGTGAAAAGATGAGTACCAATAAAAAATTAGACAACGAAGCGTCCGAGGAGCTATTGGCCACTTTGAAGGGCCGTTTTGAGCAGTATCCACAGCGGCACCAAGGGCTGCAATGGGCAGCCATCGAGGATAAACTTTTAGCGCACCCTTCTCGCCTTTGGTCCATCGACCAAATGGAAGCCACCGGTGGGGAGCCGGATGTCATTGGCCTGGATAAAGCTACGGACCAATACATTTTTTGTGATTGTGCTGCAGAAAGCCCCAAAGGGCGAAGGAGTATTTGCTACGATCATGACGCGCGAATAGGGCGTAAAAAGTACCCTCCACAAGACAGTGCAGTGGAAATGGCCGCGATGATGGGCATCGATCTTTTGAATGAAGAACAGTACCGTTTGCTTCAAACACTGGGGGAGTTTGACCTTAAAACCTCCAGCTGGATCCATACACCTGCAGCCATCCGCAAACTGGGCGGAGCGTTGTTTTGTGATCGGCGATATGACACCGTTTTTCTTTACCATAATGGCGCGGACTCCTATTATGGAGCCCGTGGGTTCAGGGGAACGGTAAGGGTTTAGCTAAACCCTCAAATAGGCTTTGATGTCAGAGGGAAATTTGCGGTAACGATATATCGCCCCGATGGAAATGGCCAACAAAATGGCCACACACCAGTACACCCAAGTGGGGATAGGCACGGGGTCGCCTTTGGCATAAGAATGCAGGCCCGAGAGGTAATAGTTTACGCCAAAAGAGGTCATGATGATGGAAGCAAACGCCCAAAGGCTGGCCAATTGGTACACCATGAAGTTTTTCAGCCCAGGCACCAACCGAAGGTGGAGAACACAAGCATATACCAAAATCGAAATCAACGCCCATGTCTCCTTAGGGTCCCATGCCCAGTAGCGTCCCCAGCTTTCATTGGCCCATACACCGCCCAGAAAAGTCCCAATGGCCAAAAGGAATAGGCCTATGGTAATCGCCAATTCATTTACAATGGACAGCTCCAACAGGCTCTTCCACCATTTGACCAGTGGATGCTTAGGGGTAAAGAGCAAAAGGATCATCGTCAGCAGGGCCATCACAGCCGCCAGTGCCAATGGCGCATAACTACTGACAATAATGGCCACGTGGATCTTCAGCCAATAAGAATGAAGCACAGGCATGAGGTTCGTGATCTCCGGATTGAGCCACTCCAAAAATGCCACGAACAACAGCGTACCAGAGAACAGTAAGCCTAGGGGAACGGTAAACCTGGATTTTCTGGAAAAAATCAGCCCAAAAAACAAGACGCCCCAACCCACAAAGACCAACATCTCAAATCCATCACTCCACGGTGGATGCAGGGCAATGTACCACCGAAGGCCAAGGTGAAAGGTAAAGACAAGCATCCCCAGCGCACTCAATACCATGCCAATGTTCCAGAAGCGCTGCAGCCATTTATCCTCCCTAAAGGTGCCCCATATCGCCAGCACCAACATCAACAGGCCTAACAGCCAAAAGATGCCAAAAAGGCGATTGCCCAAGCTCAGTTTATTGTATAACAGCTCCGCTTCAATGCGGTCTTCTGAAGGATAAACAGGTGCACCTGCCTTTTGCTGGTACAGGGAAATATAGTCCAGAGAGGCCGTGGCGTTGTCCCATTGCCCCGTTTCCAGCCCTTCCTGCAGCCCTTGCAGGTAAATACCTGTGATATGCTGGACAAATTTCATGTCCTCCTCGGGGAAGTTTTGGCGGTAATTTTCACGGGTAAACCACGTATGGTTTTCATCCAGCCGGTTTGGAAAGAGCTTCAAGAAGTCTCCTGTAAGCAAGCCAAAGAAAATATTGAACCGCTCATCTACCTTTAGGAGTTCATTGTCAGCTTCATTCCGCTCCGAAGGTTTGAGCAAGTGCACTTTTTCCACTTGCTGTTGGAGCTTGTATTGGCCTTCTGCGTCGAGAAAATCCAAAAAACTCACCTTTCCGGTAGGGGAAAGCCCGAGCCACTCGTAAATCATTTGCCCTTTTTCGGCGTCGATCTTAATCAACGGCAAACTTCCCATCATCTCCGGATACATCTGCACTGCCAGCAATAACTGTTCGGGGTTTAGGGTCACCTCACTGCCCTCCAAGGAAACAGTGGTTTTACCGGAAAGCTTTCGGACGATCTCATTGGCCAGGGTATTGAGCGGCTTCATGCGCCCATCCAGATCTTGGACGACCAACATCCCATATTGCTCCGCTTGGCCTTCCGGAACCACCCATTCGGCCTGCTGATCCATGGTTTGTCCCTGCCCTAAAGCAGGCAAGCACATCAAGCCCAGCAATACCGTTTGGGCCTTTATCTTTTTGAGGTGTTGGTTTAGCTGCCGGAAACGGCTGTTGTAAGTGAATAGCGTGAAAAACATGCCAAGTCCCAGTAAAAAATACCCGACATACGTCAACGTACTTCCCAACCTGTCCTGATTGATAGAGAGGACAGTACCTTGCTCATCCATATCATAGGAGGCCTGATAAAACCGGTAGCCACCATGATCCAGCACATTGTTCATGTAAATCCGGTAATCAAAAGAAGAGGTAGCATCCTCCACCACCAGATTACTGGCATAGCTGGAGGGACTCTGGCTGCCGGGGTACCGCTGCATTTCAAAATCTTTCAAGTAAAGCGAAAAGGGCAATGTATGGGCTTTGGGACCGTAAGTATATTCATATTGGGTGTCCTGGTAGCGGAAACGCCTCCATTCAGGCGCAAGCT comes from Echinicola vietnamensis DSM 17526 and encodes:
- a CDS encoding YdeI/OmpD-associated family protein, with translation MNPKVDFFFEKDSKWQEAYGHLRKLVLECGLTETLKWGVPCYTYPSGKTGKPANVVLIHGFKEYCALLFHKGALLKDTDSLLIQQTENVQAARQIRFTSTQEISDNLPVLKAYIYQAIEVEKAGLEVKLKKTKEFDMPEEFKEYLDQNPDLKKAFEHLTPGRQRGYLLHFAQPKQSKTKVSRIEKAIPRIFDGLGLND
- the ccsA gene encoding cytochrome c biogenesis protein CcsA, which gives rise to MRLLKLLISSKFMLVLLISFALAMAVATFIENDFGTPAAWSLIYESWWFEMIMVLLAINFLANIQRYQLFSRKKWPIGLFHVAFVIIILAAGITRYFSHAGTIHIREGQAQNTYYSQEKYLQVRALKEGNSQRFFKPLKLTDKTFQATTVSLPFQDQLSVNITRYIPHAKPEFMPGEQDYLDMAVTMGSGREDMILPIGKNLAMNDLQLATDEESASPIKIYKTDSTWMIASDVHLQVMQMSNQQLGVLHSGDVKPLKLRSLYQWENGAFVIKGIHENSQLTYEEVQDPKLAEQLPDAVLMEVLDHDGQVIDRQYVSIVKLAPEWRRFRYQDTQYEYTYGPKAHTLPFSLYLKDFEMQRYPGSQSPSSYASNLVVEDATSSFDYRIYMNNVLDHGGYRFYQASYDMDEQGTVLSINQDRLGSTLTYVGYFLLGLGMFFTLFTYNSRFRQLNQHLKKIKAQTVLLGLMCLPALGQGQTMDQQAEWVVPEGQAEQYGMLVVQDLDGRMKPLNTLANEIVRKLSGKTTVSLEGSEVTLNPEQLLLAVQMYPEMMGSLPLIKIDAEKGQMIYEWLGLSPTGKVSFLDFLDAEGQYKLQQQVEKVHLLKPSERNEADNELLKVDERFNIFFGLLTGDFLKLFPNRLDENHTWFTRENYRQNFPEEDMKFVQHITGIYLQGLQEGLETGQWDNATASLDYISLYQQKAGAPVYPSEDRIEAELLYNKLSLGNRLFGIFWLLGLLMLVLAIWGTFREDKWLQRFWNIGMVLSALGMLVFTFHLGLRWYIALHPPWSDGFEMLVFVGWGVLFFGLIFSRKSRFTVPLGLLFSGTLLFVAFLEWLNPEITNLMPVLHSYWLKIHVAIIVSSYAPLALAAVMALLTMILLLFTPKHPLVKWWKSLLELSIVNELAITIGLFLLAIGTFLGGVWANESWGRYWAWDPKETWALISILVYACVLHLRLVPGLKNFMVYQLASLWAFASIIMTSFGVNYYLSGLHSYAKGDPVPIPTWVYWCVAILLAISIGAIYRYRKFPSDIKAYLRV
- a CDS encoding DUF4256 domain-containing protein, giving the protein MSTNKKLDNEASEELLATLKGRFEQYPQRHQGLQWAAIEDKLLAHPSRLWSIDQMEATGGEPDVIGLDKATDQYIFCDCAAESPKGRRSICYDHDARIGRKKYPPQDSAVEMAAMMGIDLLNEEQYRLLQTLGEFDLKTSSWIHTPAAIRKLGGALFCDRRYDTVFLYHNGADSYYGARGFRGTVRV